A DNA window from Aquarana catesbeiana isolate 2022-GZ linkage group LG01, ASM4218655v1, whole genome shotgun sequence contains the following coding sequences:
- the LOC141128659 gene encoding olfactory receptor 11L1-like — protein sequence MVYPENCTAITEILVIGFKPYYGFRIPMFVAFLIFYLLIFSENLIIIYIIWSSTRLKSPMFFSIKSMCVYELVSITNMLPMMLHYIISERPTITVTGCSIQSVMYGVAGDVGSFHLALMSYDRYLAVCHPLRYSSFVNNIIYLRVVITFWIISIAISAVIAGLLSQLQFCGPNTIDHLFCDFFPFLDLATSDTTPIRFYTLVISALMIFITILSVFITYTFIIHSILKIPLSSGRRKTFSTCSSHLIVFSMQYSASFSVYVLPAEIVTPQFTNIYTIVQFCWTPLMNPLIYTFNNKAFRAECMRRIKKIDRTI from the coding sequence ATGGTGTATCCAGAGAACTGCACAGCCATCACTGAAATTCTGGTTATTGGATTTAAACCTTATTATGGCTTCCGGATTCCAATGTTTGTTGCGTTTCTCATCTTTTACCTTTTGATATTCAGTGAAAATCTAATTATCATCTATATCATTTGGAGCAGCACCCGTCTTAAGTCTCCCatgtttttttcaattaaaagCATGTGCGTATATGAACTGGTGAGCATTACAAATATGCTTCCAATGATGCTCCATTATATCATTTCTGAAAGACCGACCATCACTGTAACTGGCTGCAGCATACAATCAGTTATGTATGGGGTTGCAGGAGATGTTGGGAGCTTCCATTTAGCTTTAATGTCTTATGACCGATATTTGGCTGTTTGCCATCCTTTGCGCTATTCTTCTTTCGTGAATAATATCATCTATCTTCGGGTGGTCATTACTTTTTGGATTATTTCCATTGCAATTTCAGCTGTCATTGCTGGTTTACTGAGCCAGTTACAATTTTGTGGTCCTAACACAATTGACCATTTATTCTGTGACTTTTTTCCATTCCTGGATCTGGCCACCTCCGATACAACACCTATTCGCTTCTATACTCTTGTGATTAGCGCCTTGATGATATTTATCACAATTCTATCGGTTTTTATAACATACACGTTTATAATTCATTCGATTCTTAAAATTCCCTTATCCTCTGGTAGGAGGAAGACCTTCTCTACATGTAGCTCCCACCTCATTGTGTTCTCTATGCAGTACAGTGCCAGTTTTAGTGTCTATGTGCTGCCAGCTGAAATAGTGACACCTCAATTCACCAACATTTACACAATTGTACAGTTTTGCTGGACCCCCTTAATGAACCCACTGATCTATACATTTAACAATAAAGCGTTTCGGGCAGAATGTATGAGAAGGATTAAGAAAATAGATAGAACAATTTGA